One segment of Streptomyces sp. NBC_00576 DNA contains the following:
- a CDS encoding AAA family ATPase, producing MTSSEQNEPAASPSAPPAPQAPAAESVPLVDLVETRLAAAPLGEPVKALLTEALGSAQTPGNSPMGRIFLDSVSVEGFRGIGPRAWLNLSPRPGVTLVVGRNGSGKSSIAEAIETAFTGTNMRWLGQDATRTSNWRNLHDGAKTEIEVKLTVEGDSGRSTLTRAWTGHDITDCVGTFRRPGHGAVPLDQAAWKQALTDYRPFLSYVDLGRMISGKPSQMYDSIATILGLGHLSAAYNHLGLQEKVLGDAVKAAKNELPEIKAALYALEDDERAVQALVAIETKGRPDFEALDRLVAGLPSEDDGLLAELRAAVDMRGPDLEQVGAAVDRLREALAGVEDVRLTGAEDALQRVGLLEKALAHSNRHPDEGSCPVCGTERVLDAAWAADADAQITLLRQEAKTAEDARSELRSAARAAQNLIETPQRIPAALTDPWNEWLACRAISDPAQLVHRFHDTALTLADACAAVKDNAVRELEKRDERWRQLVTRLATWTEMARTAADAEPRLGHVRRARTWVKTLTAELRERRMEGFTGHSQRIWEKLRQESDIDLQSVSLQGSERANVRKLVMDVTVDGEEASALSVMSQGEQHSLALSLFLPRAATADSPFGFIVIDDPVQSMDPAKVNGLAQVLHELGEHRQVVVFTHDTRLQRAFTTQELPVTVFEVERGKASKVNVKAVTDPIRQAIADARALASTESLPEAARTHVLPALCRIALENAFVEAAWVQHLRSGGSEHDLQSAVADADKLMKMAALAFFGDIGRTGDVYRELRTRCGPRAVDLLKQCQSGAHATGTRIADAHRFVTEISELAQKVRKTEVAK from the coding sequence CCAGTTCGGAACAGAACGAGCCTGCCGCGTCCCCCTCCGCGCCCCCCGCCCCACAGGCTCCTGCCGCCGAGTCCGTGCCGCTCGTAGACCTGGTGGAGACACGTCTGGCTGCCGCGCCCCTCGGCGAACCCGTGAAGGCGCTCCTGACCGAGGCACTCGGCAGCGCGCAGACCCCGGGGAACTCGCCCATGGGCCGGATCTTCCTCGACTCCGTCTCTGTGGAAGGTTTCCGCGGCATTGGCCCCCGTGCCTGGCTGAACCTTAGTCCCCGGCCGGGTGTCACGCTCGTCGTGGGCCGCAACGGCTCGGGGAAGTCCAGCATCGCCGAAGCCATCGAGACGGCGTTCACCGGCACGAACATGCGTTGGCTCGGGCAGGATGCGACGCGCACCAGCAACTGGCGCAACCTGCACGATGGCGCCAAGACGGAGATCGAGGTCAAGCTGACGGTTGAGGGCGACTCCGGCCGGAGCACGCTCACTCGCGCCTGGACCGGCCACGACATCACCGACTGCGTGGGCACATTCCGGCGTCCGGGACACGGCGCAGTCCCCCTCGACCAGGCGGCGTGGAAGCAGGCCCTGACGGACTACCGTCCCTTTCTGTCGTACGTCGACCTCGGCCGCATGATCAGCGGCAAGCCCTCCCAGATGTATGACTCCATCGCCACGATCCTCGGACTCGGGCACCTGAGCGCCGCGTACAACCACCTTGGGCTGCAGGAGAAGGTGCTGGGCGACGCGGTTAAGGCGGCGAAGAATGAGTTGCCGGAGATCAAGGCCGCGCTGTACGCGCTCGAGGACGACGAGCGTGCGGTCCAGGCGCTCGTCGCCATTGAGACGAAGGGCCGGCCCGACTTCGAGGCACTGGACAGGCTCGTGGCGGGCCTGCCCTCCGAGGATGATGGTCTCCTCGCCGAACTGCGTGCCGCGGTCGACATGCGGGGACCTGACCTGGAGCAGGTCGGAGCAGCGGTGGACCGGCTGCGCGAGGCACTCGCCGGAGTCGAGGACGTGCGCCTGACCGGGGCCGAGGACGCGTTGCAGCGCGTCGGCCTGCTGGAGAAGGCCCTGGCCCACAGCAACCGTCATCCCGACGAGGGCTCCTGCCCGGTCTGCGGCACGGAACGGGTCCTCGACGCCGCGTGGGCCGCCGACGCCGATGCCCAGATCACCCTGCTCCGGCAGGAGGCGAAGACCGCCGAGGACGCGCGCAGCGAACTGCGGTCGGCGGCACGGGCGGCTCAGAACCTCATCGAGACGCCTCAGCGGATCCCGGCCGCCCTGACCGATCCCTGGAACGAATGGCTCGCCTGTCGTGCGATCAGCGATCCGGCTCAGCTCGTGCATCGCTTCCACGACACCGCCTTGACCCTGGCCGACGCCTGCGCCGCCGTGAAGGACAACGCGGTCCGCGAGCTGGAGAAGCGGGACGAACGGTGGCGCCAGCTCGTCACGCGCCTGGCGACCTGGACGGAAATGGCCCGCACCGCGGCGGACGCCGAGCCCCGGCTCGGCCATGTCAGGAGGGCCCGCACCTGGGTCAAGACTCTCACCGCCGAGCTGCGGGAGAGGCGTATGGAGGGCTTCACCGGCCACTCCCAGCGGATCTGGGAGAAGCTTCGCCAGGAGAGCGACATCGACCTCCAGTCGGTGAGCCTTCAGGGCAGCGAGAGGGCCAACGTCCGCAAGCTTGTCATGGACGTCACCGTCGATGGGGAGGAGGCTTCCGCGCTGAGCGTCATGAGCCAGGGAGAGCAGCACTCTCTCGCGCTGTCCTTGTTCCTGCCCCGTGCGGCCACCGCCGACAGCCCGTTCGGCTTCATCGTCATCGATGACCCCGTGCAGTCCATGGACCCGGCCAAGGTCAACGGGCTCGCCCAGGTCCTGCACGAGCTCGGCGAGCACCGGCAGGTGGTCGTGTTCACCCACGACACCCGGCTTCAGCGCGCTTTCACGACCCAGGAGCTGCCGGTCACGGTGTTCGAGGTCGAGCGGGGCAAGGCGTCCAAGGTGAACGTCAAGGCGGTGACCGATCCGATCCGCCAGGCGATCGCGGATGCCAGGGCTCTCGCCAGCACCGAGAGTCTTCCGGAGGCGGCCCGCACCCACGTGCTCCCCGCACTGTGCCGGATCGCGCTGGAGAACGCCTTCGTCGAGGCGGCCTGGGTCCAGCACCTCCGCTCCGGGGGCTCCGAGCACGATCTGCAGTCCGCCGTCGCCGACGCGGACAAGCTCATGAAGATGGCCGCGCTGGCCTTCTTCGGCGACATCGGCCGCACCGGTGATGTCTACCGGGAGCTCCGCACCCGTTGCGGCCCGCGTGCGGTGGACCTCCTCAAGCAGTGTCAGAGCGGTGCCCACGCCACGGGAACCCGCATCGCCGACGCGCACCGCTTCGTGACCGAGATCAGCGAGCTCGCGCAGAAGGTGCGCAAGACGGAGGTGGCAAAGTGA